One segment of Setaria viridis chromosome 4, Setaria_viridis_v4.0, whole genome shotgun sequence DNA contains the following:
- the LOC117851763 gene encoding hexose carrier protein HEX6, with protein MAVVAIEGQERHYGGRITAFVVLSCMTAGMGGVIFGYDIGIAGGVSSMEPFLRKFFPDVYRRMRGDTRVSNYCKFDSQLLTAFTSSLYVAGLLTTFLASRVTAGRGRRASMGLGGAAFLAGAAVGGASVNIYMVILGRVLLGVGLGFANQAVPLYLSEMAPARLRGAFSNGFQLSVGIGALAANVINFGAEKIRGGWGWRVSLSLAAVPAGLLTLGALFLPETPNSLAQRGADRRDVARLLQRIRGAGVDVGDELEDIVAANANAAGEGDASGLRRLLFERRYRPQLVMAVAIPFFQQVTGINAIAFYAPVLLRTIGMGESASLLSAVVTGVVGVGATLASMLAVDRFGRRTLFLAGGAQMLASQVLIGAIMAAELRDAGGVGKGWAGVLILLIAVYVAGFGWSWGPLGWLVPSEIFPLEVRAAGQGVTVAVSFAFTVFVAQAFLSMLCHMRAGIFFFFAAWLAAMTAFVYLLLPETKGVPIEQVARVWREHWFWSRVVGHEPDPDDAKIVKRGSAQKPEESEFSKGGS; from the coding sequence ATGGCGGTCGTCGCCATCGAGGGCCAGGAGCGCCACTACGGCGGGCGGATCACCGCCTTCGTGGTGCTGTCCTGCATGACCGCCGGCATgggcggcgtcatcttcggctACGACATCGGGATCGCGGGCGGCGTGTCGTCGATGGAGCCGTTCCTCCGCAAGTTCTTCCCGGACGTGTACCGGCGGATGCGCGGCGACACGCGGGTGAGCAACTACTGCAAGTTCGACAGCCAGCTGCTGACGGCCTTCACCTCCTCGCTCTACGTCGCCGGCCTGCTCACCACCTTCCTGGCCTCGCGCGTCACGgcgggccgcggccgccgcgcgtccatgggcctcggcggcgccgcgttCCTCGCCGGAGCGGCCGTTGGCGGCGCCTCGGTGAACATCTACATGGTCATCCTGGGCCGGGTGCTCCTCGGCGTCGGGCTCGGGTTCGCCAACCAGGCCGTGCCGCTGTACCTGTCGGAGATGGCGCCGGCGCGGCTCCGCGGCGCGTTCAGCAACGGGTTCCAGCTCAGCGTCGGAatcggcgcgctcgccgccaaCGTCATCAACTTCGGCGCGGAGAAGATCCGCGGCGGGTGGGGGTGGCGCGTGTCGCTGTCgctcgccgccgtgcccgccgggCTCCTCACCCTCGGCGCGCTGTTCCTGCCGGAGACCCCCAACAGCCTCGCGCAGCGGGGGGCGGACCGCCGGGACGTGGCGCGGCTGCTTCAGAGGatccgcggcgccggcgtcgacgtcggGGACGAGCTCGAAGACATCGTCGCCGCCAACGCCAACGCCGCCGGGGAGGGCGACGCCAGCGGCCTGCGGCGGCTCCTCTTCGAGCGGCGGTACCGGCCGCAGCTGGTGATGGCCGTGGCGATCCCCTTCTTCCAGCAGGTGACCGGGATCAACGCGATCGCGTTCTACGCGCCGGTGCTGCTGCGCACCATCGGCATGGGCGAGAGCGCGTCGCTGCTGTCGGCGGTGGTCAccggcgtcgtcggcgtggGCGCCACGCTCGCGTCCATGTTGGCCGTCGACCGCTTCGGCCGCCGCACGCTGTtcctggccggcggcgcgcagaTGCTGGCGTCGCAGGTGCTGATCGGCGCCATCATGGCGGCGGAGctccgcgacgccggcggcgtgggcaAGGGGTGGGCGGGGGTCCTAATCCTGCTCATCGCCGTGTACGTGGCCGGGTTCGGGTGGTCGTGGGGGCCACTCGGGTGGCTGGTCCCCAGCGAGATCTTCCCGCTGGAGGTGCGCGCGGCGGGGCAGGGCGTGACGGTGGCGGTGAGCTTCGCGTTCACGGTGTTCGTGGCGCAGGCGTTCCTGTCCATGCTGTGCCACATGAGGGCcggcatcttcttcttcttcgccgcgTGGCTCGCCGCCATGACGGCGTTCGTGTACCTCCTCCTGCCGGAGACGAAGGGGGTGCCCATCGAGCAGGTGGCCCGGGTGTGGCGGGAGCACTGGTTCTGGAGCAGGGTCGTCGGGCACGAACCTGACCCGGACGACGCTAAAATCGTGAAGCGCGGCTCTGCGCAAAAGCCGGAGGAATCTGAATTCAGCAAGGGGGGAAGCTAA
- the LOC117853041 gene encoding RNA-binding protein involved in heterochromatin assembly dri1 isoform X2, whose product MNIQRKPGDWNCKNCQHLNFSRRDYCQRCRDPRPDLQFSDGYSTGGVLTSLDIRPGDWYCSCGYHNFASRSSCFKCGTIVRDFPGGQGAAGAEGDFARGRDSAAVRAGWKAGDWICTRPGCNVHNFASRTECYRCNAPRDAGTGN is encoded by the exons ATGAACATCCAGAGGAAGCCTGGAGACTGGAACTGCAAGAACTGCCAGCACCTCAACTTTAGCCGCCGTGACTACTGTCAGCGCTGCCGTGATCCACGCCCTGATTTGCAGTTCAGTGACGGCTACAGCACTGGTGGTGTCCTGACCTCCCTCGACATACGCCCAGGCGACTGGTACTGCAGCTGCGGCTACCATAACTTTGCCAGCCGCAGCAGCTGCTTCAAGTGTGGCACTATTGTTAGGGACTTCCCTGGGGGGCAAGGTGCAGCCGGTGCTGAGGGTGACTTTGCTCGTGGCCGTGACAGCGCCGCAGTTCGCGCTGGGTGGAAAGCTGGCGACTGGATATGCACAAG GCCCGGTTGCAACGTGCACAATTTTGCAAGCAGGACTGAGTGCTACAGGTGCAATGCACCAAGGGACGCAG GCACCGGGAATTAA
- the LOC117853041 gene encoding RNA-binding protein involved in heterochromatin assembly dri1 isoform X1 — MNIQRKPGDWNCKNCQHLNFSRRDYCQRCRDPRPDLQFSDGYSTGGVLTSLDIRPGDWYCSCGYHNFASRSSCFKCGTIVRDFPGGQGAAGAEGDFARGRDSAAVRAGWKAGDWICTRPGCNVHNFASRTECYRCNAPRDAVGTGN; from the exons ATGAACATCCAGAGGAAGCCTGGAGACTGGAACTGCAAGAACTGCCAGCACCTCAACTTTAGCCGCCGTGACTACTGTCAGCGCTGCCGTGATCCACGCCCTGATTTGCAGTTCAGTGACGGCTACAGCACTGGTGGTGTCCTGACCTCCCTCGACATACGCCCAGGCGACTGGTACTGCAGCTGCGGCTACCATAACTTTGCCAGCCGCAGCAGCTGCTTCAAGTGTGGCACTATTGTTAGGGACTTCCCTGGGGGGCAAGGTGCAGCCGGTGCTGAGGGTGACTTTGCTCGTGGCCGTGACAGCGCCGCAGTTCGCGCTGGGTGGAAAGCTGGCGACTGGATATGCACAAG GCCCGGTTGCAACGTGCACAATTTTGCAAGCAGGACTGAGTGCTACAGGTGCAATGCACCAAGGGACGCAG TAGGCACCGGGAATTAA
- the LOC117853094 gene encoding early nodulin-93, translating into MSAASLDQKLALAKRCSREATLAGAKAAAVATIASAIPTMASVRMLPWAKANINPTGQALIISTVAGMAYFIAADKKILSLARRHSFENAPEHLKNTSYQGAGRPHPAFFRP; encoded by the exons ATGTCGGCCGCGTCCCTTGACCAGAAACTCGCCCTCGCCAAGCGCTGCTCGAGAG AGGCGACACTCGCAGGAGCCAAGGCAGCAGCTGTAGCGACCATCGCCTCTGCGATCCCCACC ATGGCGAGCGTGCGGATGCTGCCATGGGCGAAGGCCAACATCAACCCCACCGGCCAGGCCCTCATCATCTCCACAG TTGCTGGGATGGCATACTTCATCGCCGCCGACAAGAAGATCTTGTCGTTGGCGAGGCGGCACTCGTTCGAGAACGCCCCGGAGCACCTCAAGAACACCTCCTACCAGGGCGCCGGCCGTCCCCACCCGGCTTTCTTCAGGCCTTGA